A single window of Bacteroidales bacterium DNA harbors:
- a CDS encoding Na/Pi cotransporter family protein — MTAIFQAVIQILTLIGAIGLFLYGMKVMSESLQKFAGSTIRNWLSRKISNPWKGILAGALLTGTIQSSSATTVMLISFVNAGLISFKSSLGVVFGANIGTTVTAWIVSLAGINSGFDFYMIVLPLIGLSIPLLLSAKNLNRFRAEFIMGFAILFIGIFLFKQHIPQIDETTKMFQVLHALSASRFINTLVFIGVGTIITIMFQSSSATIALTMVLAAQGWLSLDDALAMVLGENIGTTFTAVIASMVANRAAKRTALAHLIFNVIGVIWAFILFSFLVSAIHESIKFLQIATDRPSEAIIPVGIALFHTSFNVLNTLLLVTFFNQFDNFCNKLLPNGNKEDFELKYIDSGIISVSELSVVQVKMEIALMGSHTLRIFNLIPELLVEKNERKFSKKLKAIQNYEDGIDKLELHIAGFITRMFQNNLSEKGSRRLRSMLKVIDNLESISDMCFQMSLTISRKNEAAAWFTPGLRSNLDKLMNLIESSLKLMIQNLNAEFGKVDVEKFEIMESEINEMRNQLKKAYLEGLKNNEYPYQTGVFYNDMLGLLEKIGDHVYNVNYSIYSAN; from the coding sequence ATGACAGCGATATTTCAGGCAGTAATACAGATACTTACATTAATTGGTGCTATAGGCTTGTTCCTATATGGAATGAAGGTTATGAGCGAATCGTTGCAAAAGTTTGCCGGTTCAACGATTCGTAACTGGCTCAGCCGAAAAATTTCAAACCCATGGAAAGGTATTCTGGCCGGTGCATTACTCACCGGTACTATTCAATCGTCTTCAGCTACTACGGTAATGCTGATTAGTTTTGTCAATGCCGGATTAATTTCCTTTAAATCATCACTTGGCGTAGTCTTCGGAGCAAATATCGGTACAACCGTTACTGCCTGGATCGTGAGTCTGGCAGGCATTAACAGTGGTTTTGACTTTTACATGATTGTACTCCCGCTCATCGGCCTTTCAATACCTCTTCTTCTATCGGCCAAAAACCTGAATCGGTTCCGGGCTGAGTTCATCATGGGATTTGCAATTCTATTTATTGGAATTTTTCTTTTCAAGCAGCACATTCCACAGATTGATGAAACAACAAAGATGTTTCAGGTACTTCATGCATTAAGTGCTTCACGATTTATCAATACTCTGGTTTTCATTGGAGTTGGAACAATCATCACCATCATGTTTCAGTCTTCCAGTGCCACTATTGCACTTACTATGGTGCTTGCTGCCCAGGGCTGGCTCTCTCTCGATGATGCTCTTGCCATGGTTTTGGGTGAAAACATCGGAACTACTTTCACGGCAGTCATTGCCTCTATGGTAGCTAATCGTGCCGCAAAAAGAACGGCTTTGGCTCACCTGATTTTCAATGTTATTGGTGTGATCTGGGCATTCATTTTATTTAGTTTCCTGGTTTCTGCAATACATGAGTCTATTAAGTTTTTACAAATTGCAACCGATCGGCCATCTGAAGCGATCATTCCGGTAGGGATTGCACTTTTTCACACTTCTTTTAACGTTTTGAACACCTTGCTTTTAGTTACTTTTTTCAATCAATTTGACAATTTTTGCAACAAGCTTTTACCTAATGGCAACAAAGAGGATTTTGAGCTGAAGTATATCGATTCTGGGATCATCTCAGTTTCCGAACTTTCTGTAGTTCAGGTTAAGATGGAAATTGCCCTAATGGGGTCTCATACACTACGCATTTTCAACCTGATACCCGAACTGTTGGTTGAAAAAAATGAACGGAAATTCAGTAAAAAACTTAAAGCAATTCAAAATTATGAGGATGGAATTGATAAACTGGAATTGCATATTGCTGGATTCATCACCAGAATGTTTCAAAACAACCTCAGCGAAAAAGGATCACGACGGCTTCGCTCTATGCTAAAGGTTATTGATAACCTCGAAAGCATTTCTGACATGTGCTTTCAGATGTCTTTAACCATATCCCGGAAAAATGAAGCAGCAGCGTGGTTTACACCCGGGCTTCGCAGTAACCTTGATAAATTGATGAACCTGATCGAGTCGTCGCTTAAATTGATGATCCAGAATTTAAATGCTGAATTTGGTAAAGTGGATGTTGAAAAATTTGAAATCATGGAATCAGAAATTAATGAAATGAGAAATCAACTTAAGAAGGCTTACCTCGAAGGCTTGAAAAACAATGAATACCCTTATCAGACAGGAGTCTTTTATAATGATATGCTCGGGTTACTCGAAAAAATCGGCGATCATGTTTATAATGTCAATTATTCAATCTATTCGGCTAATTAA
- a CDS encoding calcium/sodium antiporter — translation MIVHYITFAAGFVILILGANYLVEGASSLGRKLNMSSIIIGFTIVAAGTSLPELIINIFASISKKTDLAIANVVGSNTMNTLLVIGAAALIFPIVPSRRTVYTFLPISLLAALLLAFFAWINFSSDAPFAIISRWEGIFFLALFIGFLVFSMYYARTETESDVEEVKEFTLKRSLLYVIAGIAGLYFGGEWVMGGVNHLMVQFGLSQAIVGIAIVAVITSLPELVTSILAAFKKNSGIALGNALGSNIVNVFLVLGVSSVITPLHYSSLLNLDVTLMALANLAVFFFVIVGKGRQINRLEGFIMMLIYFSYFGFLIWRG, via the coding sequence ATGATAGTCCATTACATCACATTTGCCGCCGGATTTGTTATATTGATCTTAGGCGCCAACTACCTTGTCGAAGGAGCTTCCTCGCTCGGTAGAAAACTGAACATGTCGTCAATCATCATTGGATTCACAATCGTGGCGGCAGGGACATCTTTACCTGAACTGATTATTAACATATTTGCCAGTATCAGTAAGAAAACAGACCTTGCCATAGCTAATGTGGTCGGAAGCAACACGATGAACACACTCCTGGTGATAGGTGCTGCCGCGCTTATCTTTCCGATAGTTCCCAGCCGCCGCACAGTGTACACTTTTTTACCGATAAGCCTGCTGGCGGCGCTGCTTCTCGCTTTTTTTGCCTGGATCAACTTCTCTTCTGATGCTCCTTTTGCTATCATCAGTCGTTGGGAAGGTATCTTTTTTCTTGCACTGTTCATCGGGTTTCTTGTGTTTTCGATGTATTATGCAAGAACCGAAACAGAGAGCGATGTTGAGGAGGTAAAAGAATTTACATTGAAGCGTTCCCTACTTTACGTAATTGCAGGAATAGCCGGATTGTATTTTGGTGGCGAATGGGTTATGGGGGGTGTAAATCACCTGATGGTTCAATTCGGTCTGAGCCAGGCCATTGTTGGGATTGCTATTGTTGCCGTAATTACCTCTTTGCCCGAATTGGTAACCTCCATTCTTGCTGCTTTTAAAAAAAACTCCGGGATTGCTCTCGGTAATGCTTTAGGTTCCAACATAGTAAACGTTTTTCTTGTGCTGGGCGTTAGCTCAGTGATCACACCACTGCACTATTCATCACTACTCAATTTGGATGTTACATTGATGGCATTGGCCAACCTGGCCGTTTTTTTCTTTGTAATTGTTGGCAAAGGAAGACAGATCAACAGGTTGGAAGGGTTTATAATGATGCTGATCTATTTTAGCTATTTCGGTTTCCTGATTTGGCGCGGATAG
- a CDS encoding YggS family pyridoxal phosphate-dependent enzyme, whose translation MQITENIIKIRSEIPLHVRLVAVSKTKGIPEIMKAYDAGQRLFGENKVQEMIAKQPELPADIQWHFIGHLQTNKVKFIAPFVAMIESVDRLKVLREINRQAEIIGRVIPCLLQFHIAEEETKFGLDLAEAEQMLNGQEYKSMKNIQLQGVMGMATFTEEIEQVRREFKNLNRIFQKLKSNYFATDPTFSEISMGMSGDYQVAIEEGSTLIRVGSLIFGERN comes from the coding sequence ATGCAAATTACTGAAAACATTATTAAAATAAGGAGCGAAATCCCATTGCATGTCAGATTGGTTGCGGTTTCCAAAACCAAAGGCATACCTGAAATCATGAAGGCTTACGATGCCGGACAACGATTGTTTGGCGAAAACAAAGTACAGGAGATGATAGCCAAACAGCCCGAATTGCCTGCCGACATCCAATGGCACTTTATCGGGCATTTACAAACCAACAAAGTCAAATTCATTGCCCCTTTTGTTGCTATGATCGAATCTGTTGATCGACTGAAAGTGCTCCGGGAGATCAACAGGCAGGCTGAAATCATCGGGAGAGTTATTCCGTGCCTGCTGCAATTTCATATTGCCGAAGAAGAGACAAAGTTCGGACTCGATTTGGCAGAGGCTGAACAAATGCTCAATGGCCAGGAATACAAATCCATGAAAAATATTCAACTTCAGGGTGTGATGGGAATGGCCACTTTTACCGAAGAGATAGAACAAGTGCGACGCGAATTTAAAAACCTCAACAGGATATTTCAGAAATTAAAAAGTAACTATTTCGCCACCGATCCCACATTCAGTGAAATTTCGATGGGCATGTCGGGCGACTACCAGGTTGCTATCGAAGAAGGCAGCACCCTCATTCGTGTAGGAAGTTTGATTTTTGGTGAACGAAATTGA
- the glgP gene encoding alpha-glucan family phosphorylase codes for MTEERSLKPNYVFETSWEVCNMIGGIYTVLSTKAPIMKKEFGDQYITIGPDVWKEARKNPTFTEDKALFAEWRESAAEAGLFFRIGRWNIESSPIAVLVDFTTLFPEKDKIFAKLWERYQLDSISGQWDYVEPAMFGYATGKVIESFFNHYLSYSDKVVAHFHEWMTGSGILYLNEFAPQVATVFTTHATTIGRSISGNGLPLYGKINEYNGDDMARQLGIVSRYSLEKKSAIAADSFSTVSAITAVETDKLLGKKVDLVTPNGLSASLFLDEKKFLKKRETARKRMAKVVEALLNCKISEDVFLTITSGRYEFRNKGINLFISAIGKVARENPDREIIAFVKIPANHSGACKGLLERMKKTDFEHPIAGEYLTHDLYYPAEDAILKEIKKAGLTNAPESKVKIVFVPAYLNGDDGIFDLSYYDLLPGFDLSVFPSYYEPWGYTPLESIAFRVPTITTMQAGFGKWVLDQFPDNHPSVSVINRPDNDDAQVIDELSGMIQKFARMPFDQQTDLRENASEIASKADWQDFNEHYLELYSLALEKVEGRVETFPVRTPLKRKTKLTETPHQDAPVWKKVVIEPKIPEKLKGLQKLSRNLWWSWNFKATDMFETINPEIWKEVGQNPIALLDSLNIDQWRALESDKVFHEKYLESYNKFNDYIAESKNKPKAQIAYFSMEYGLHQSLKLYSGGLGVLAGDYLKEASDSNENLVAIGLIYKYGYFQQSISAFGDQVAEYQAQKFSQLPIEKVLDANGNQVEIQIGLPGRLLYVRVWRCGVGRIPLYLLDTDFSENEETDRKITHHLYGGDSENRLKQELVLGVGGIRVLKAIGIEPTIYHSNEGHSAFIGLERLRYLIQEEKLTFHQAIEVVRSSTLFTTHTPVPAGHDVFTEDLLRTYFPHYPERLNLTWDEFMNLGKWVENGAETKFSMSVLAAKLSQEINGVSRIHGRVSQEMFAKLYDGYYPAELHVGYVTNGVHLPTWASKPWKQLYKKIFGEDYKQKQTNFDMWQVVHEVEDKVVWNSRKQLKKDLITYLKVRLREEMTKRQENPKLVIQTVESLNENALTIGFARRFATYKRAKLLFSNLERLEKLVNNSGRPIQFIYAGKAHPKDTEGQELIKKIIEISKTKAFIGKVIFVENYDMELAHMLIPGVDIWLNTPTRPLEASGTSGEKAVMNGVVNFSVLDGWWAEGFKENAGFAIQEARTYANQQFQDELDSEIIYNVFEENILPLYYDVNADGIPEKWVKYIKNTISDIAPHFTMKRMLEDYQGRFYSKLIERTNMIRQSNYRLADEYAQWKQEIRSKWHEIKLEKLMISDAESPIYLEDTFSAEVTLYSNGISPKHLGVEILFSQRDISGVRKILFTREMTPLEVVNSRARYTVDIPASQAGTFNYGFRVFPKHKLIPHRQDFALVKWI; via the coding sequence ATGACAGAAGAAAGATCACTCAAGCCCAACTATGTGTTCGAAACGAGTTGGGAAGTTTGCAATATGATAGGCGGTATTTACACCGTACTGTCAACAAAAGCCCCGATAATGAAAAAGGAATTCGGTGACCAGTACATCACAATTGGTCCCGATGTTTGGAAAGAAGCCCGCAAGAATCCGACCTTTACTGAAGATAAAGCCCTATTTGCCGAGTGGCGCGAATCGGCCGCCGAAGCAGGTCTCTTTTTCCGCATTGGGCGATGGAACATTGAGAGCAGCCCCATCGCTGTTCTTGTTGATTTCACAACCCTTTTTCCGGAAAAAGATAAAATTTTCGCAAAACTATGGGAGCGCTACCAGCTAGACTCCATCAGTGGTCAGTGGGATTATGTAGAGCCGGCCATGTTTGGTTACGCTACCGGGAAAGTGATAGAAAGTTTTTTCAATCATTATCTTAGTTACTCCGATAAGGTTGTGGCTCATTTCCATGAGTGGATGACCGGCTCTGGTATCCTTTACCTGAATGAATTTGCTCCGCAGGTGGCCACCGTATTTACAACACATGCCACTACAATTGGGCGTTCGATTTCAGGAAACGGATTGCCTCTTTATGGTAAAATTAATGAATACAACGGAGACGACATGGCCAGGCAACTGGGGATTGTTTCCAGGTATTCTCTCGAAAAAAAGAGCGCTATTGCTGCCGATTCATTCTCAACAGTGAGCGCGATCACAGCGGTTGAGACGGATAAATTGCTGGGAAAAAAGGTTGATCTCGTTACACCTAACGGGCTCTCCGCATCACTTTTTCTGGATGAGAAGAAATTTTTAAAGAAACGGGAAACAGCCCGTAAACGAATGGCAAAAGTTGTAGAAGCGCTCCTGAATTGTAAGATTTCAGAAGATGTCTTCCTGACGATTACCAGTGGAAGATACGAGTTCAGAAATAAAGGTATTAACCTGTTTATTAGTGCGATCGGAAAGGTTGCCAGGGAGAATCCCGACAGGGAAATTATTGCTTTTGTGAAAATTCCGGCTAACCATTCAGGCGCCTGTAAAGGACTACTCGAACGGATGAAAAAAACTGATTTTGAGCATCCGATAGCCGGTGAATACCTTACACATGATCTTTATTACCCTGCTGAGGATGCCATTCTGAAGGAGATTAAAAAAGCTGGGTTGACTAATGCGCCTGAATCAAAGGTGAAGATTGTCTTTGTCCCCGCTTATCTTAATGGAGATGACGGCATTTTTGATCTTTCTTACTACGACCTGCTTCCGGGTTTCGATCTGTCGGTTTTTCCCTCTTATTATGAGCCATGGGGGTACACACCCCTCGAAAGCATCGCTTTCAGGGTTCCTACCATTACTACCATGCAGGCAGGTTTTGGAAAATGGGTGCTCGATCAATTCCCGGATAACCATCCGTCAGTTTCGGTAATCAATCGACCTGACAATGATGATGCACAGGTAATTGATGAACTCTCAGGGATGATTCAAAAGTTTGCCAGGATGCCTTTTGACCAACAAACTGACCTTAGAGAAAATGCTTCGGAAATTGCAAGCAAAGCCGACTGGCAGGATTTTAACGAACACTATCTTGAGCTTTATTCCCTGGCGCTTGAAAAAGTTGAAGGGCGGGTTGAAACTTTCCCTGTAAGGACTCCTTTGAAACGTAAGACAAAACTAACTGAGACACCCCACCAGGACGCCCCGGTATGGAAAAAAGTAGTCATCGAACCCAAAATACCTGAGAAACTCAAAGGGTTGCAAAAACTGTCCAGAAATCTTTGGTGGTCATGGAATTTCAAAGCAACGGATATGTTTGAAACCATTAACCCCGAAATATGGAAAGAGGTTGGACAAAACCCGATTGCGCTGCTCGACTCGTTGAACATTGATCAATGGCGGGCATTGGAAAGCGATAAGGTATTCCATGAAAAATACCTTGAGTCCTACAACAAATTCAATGACTATATTGCTGAAAGCAAGAATAAACCTAAAGCACAGATTGCTTATTTCAGCATGGAATATGGACTGCATCAGTCCCTTAAACTATACTCCGGCGGGCTTGGAGTGTTGGCCGGTGATTATCTGAAAGAAGCCAGCGACTCCAACGAAAACCTTGTCGCTATAGGCCTCATTTACAAATATGGATATTTTCAGCAAAGTATCTCTGCCTTTGGCGACCAGGTGGCCGAGTATCAGGCACAGAAGTTTTCACAACTCCCCATCGAAAAGGTACTGGATGCAAATGGCAATCAGGTCGAAATCCAGATCGGACTACCCGGCAGGCTGCTCTACGTAAGGGTTTGGCGCTGCGGGGTAGGGAGAATCCCCCTGTACCTTCTTGATACGGATTTTTCGGAAAACGAAGAAACTGATCGTAAGATCACCCATCACCTTTATGGGGGCGATTCCGAGAATCGCCTAAAACAAGAGTTGGTGCTCGGTGTGGGAGGTATCCGGGTGCTCAAAGCGATAGGAATTGAGCCAACAATATATCACAGTAACGAGGGACATTCAGCATTTATCGGGCTTGAGAGGCTCCGGTATCTCATCCAGGAAGAAAAACTTACTTTTCATCAGGCCATCGAAGTAGTACGTTCATCAACACTTTTTACAACACATACCCCCGTACCTGCAGGACACGATGTGTTTACCGAGGATTTGCTGCGTACCTACTTCCCTCACTACCCCGAGCGGCTAAACCTTACCTGGGATGAGTTTATGAATCTTGGTAAATGGGTTGAAAACGGAGCGGAAACCAAATTCTCGATGAGTGTGCTGGCAGCCAAGCTTTCGCAGGAAATCAATGGCGTGAGCCGCATTCATGGAAGGGTTTCTCAGGAAATGTTTGCAAAACTTTACGATGGTTACTACCCTGCCGAATTGCACGTGGGATATGTTACCAACGGAGTTCACCTTCCAACCTGGGCGTCAAAACCCTGGAAGCAGCTTTACAAAAAGATTTTCGGTGAAGACTACAAACAAAAGCAGACCAATTTCGATATGTGGCAGGTTGTGCATGAGGTGGAAGACAAAGTAGTTTGGAATTCACGAAAACAACTGAAAAAAGACCTGATCACTTACCTCAAGGTGCGACTCCGTGAAGAGATGACCAAAAGGCAGGAAAACCCGAAACTTGTCATTCAAACTGTTGAATCGCTGAACGAAAACGCACTTACCATCGGATTCGCCAGAAGATTTGCAACCTATAAACGGGCAAAATTGCTCTTTTCCAATCTCGAACGTCTTGAAAAACTCGTGAACAACTCCGGAAGACCTATTCAATTCATTTATGCCGGAAAAGCCCACCCCAAAGATACCGAAGGCCAGGAACTGATTAAAAAAATCATCGAAATTTCCAAAACCAAAGCCTTCATCGGGAAAGTGATTTTTGTGGAAAACTACGATATGGAACTGGCTCACATGCTCATTCCAGGGGTTGATATTTGGCTGAATACCCCTACCCGACCACTCGAAGCTTCAGGAACAAGTGGCGAAAAAGCTGTGATGAATGGCGTGGTCAACTTTTCGGTGCTCGATGGATGGTGGGCTGAAGGTTTTAAAGAAAATGCCGGTTTTGCCATTCAGGAAGCCAGAACTTACGCCAACCAGCAGTTCCAGGATGAACTTGACTCTGAGATCATTTATAATGTGTTCGAAGAAAACATTCTACCGCTGTATTACGATGTAAACGCTGACGGAATCCCTGAAAAATGGGTGAAGTACATCAAGAATACAATTTCGGACATTGCCCCTCATTTTACAATGAAGCGAATGCTCGAGGACTACCAGGGCAGGTTTTACAGCAAACTCATCGAAAGAACCAACATGATTCGTCAAAGCAATTACAGGCTTGCCGATGAATATGCACAATGGAAGCAGGAGATCCGCTCAAAATGGCATGAGATCAAACTGGAAAAACTAATGATATCCGACGCCGAAAGCCCAATTTACCTTGAAGACACCTTTTCAGCCGAGGTTACTCTATACAGCAATGGTATTTCACCAAAGCATCTTGGAGTCGAAATCCTGTTTTCTCAAAGAGATATCAGTGGTGTGAGGAAAATTCTGTTCACCCGCGAAATGACACCCCTTGAGGTAGTCAACAGTCGGGCAAGATATACTGTGGATATCCCTGCATCACAAGCGGGAACATTCAATTATGGATTCAGGGTTTTCCCTAAACATAAACTTATTCCGCACAGGCAGGATTTTGCACTGGTGAAGTGGATATAA